Genomic segment of Trichoderma breve strain T069 chromosome 7 map unlocalized scaffold00007, whole genome shotgun sequence:
CTCCCCCAGTGACAAGAGCCGGTGCTGATCTCACCCAGACACTTCAAGCATCACATGCCCTACATAAACAGAAACAAGACGCCATGGCATCTGCCGGAACTCTTTACCGGCGTGGAGCATCAAATCCGCTATATCGACAGGCAGCAGGTTACTATGCACAACAGGCTCGCGAACTTGGAAGACGTGCTCAGGACGCCacatcagctgcagctgacaTACATGTCGATCAACAAAGCACTAACACGACGGTTGACTTGCACGGCGTGTCTGTTCTTGATGGAGTCCGAATTGCTCGCCAACGGGCTGTATACTGGTGGCAAAAGCGACGTGAATCACGATATGAATCACGAAAAGGCCAATCATCGGACCGGAACCTGACCATTATAACTGGTTTGGGCCATCACAGTGCTGGGGGCGTTTCACCACTCCGACAAGCCGTGGGAGCGGCACTCACTCGTGATGGATGGAAATATAGGGTTGAAACTGGAAAGTTTGTTCTTACTGGTCGATGATGATATATAATTGTGACAATGAAGATAGATAATattggatgaagatgaagggaATAGGATAATGACTAACTAGATGAATAATTACTCACACATTTCATGCACAGGATATACAAGTTGCAAATTCCAATATGGATATATTgaatatttaatattatatttactttacAGTTCTCGTTATGGAAATTTCATGACTTGTGAATACATAGTTTTACATCTTCACATAAGTGGTTTGGTGTTTTGTCCATTTCACTGTCGTCGTCATTATTTGTACAAGTGTGGAGAAGTGctaattactaaaatatcCTACCTGTTTGGGCTTGGCTTGGTTTAAATCTCCGTTCTAGTATTTTTCCCTACCTAACCTCAAACTAATCTCAGCATCTGCAAACGTCAACTGAGCACACGCCAGGATCATTCACCTTTTATCATCTGCTTGATCCATTACGACTCcagattgattgattgctttcttctttgcaaacAAAAACAATGTCTCGCGGCGGCACTACCTTATATGTCACAGGCTTCAGCCACGGCACCCGCGCCCGCGACCTTGCCTACGAATTCGAACGGTATGTCAACCACGCcacgctcacgctcacgctTTCGCCCTCGCTTtcgccctcgtcctcgtcctcgcccGCGCCTCGTCTCATACCGCAACGGGGAGTTCCTTTCGATGGACAGATTTGATCCCACGTCGATGTCGATGCCCTCGCAACCCTCTCCCCCCCGCTGACGCCTGAACCTACCTCCTCCCTTTTTCCTGCCGCGTCGGCCAATGCGTTTCATCCATCGCCTCGAGGTTGTTCTCTGTTTGAATGGATAGTTAGATTGCACCTCCTTTCGCAGGGCAAATCAGTCAATGAAGATTGCCCGAGAAACGGCTACCCCCGGCGACTGCGCCTTCCACTTCTGCCTTGTGATGGCATTCGCTAATATTACGTCTGTTTGATAGATATGGGCGCTTGGTTCGCTGCGATATTCCTGCACCACGATCTACTTCCAGCCGACTGTGGGTGATATATTTGGCCCTTATTGTTGCCAGATTCAGAAATACTGACCGCTCTCAGGTTCGCATTCGTCGAATACGAAGACCGACGTGATGCCGATGATGCGTATCACGAAATGCACAACAAACGCATTGGCCGAGACGACCTATTGAAGATCGAGGTATGTATTTGCAGATCTAATCGAATCGTTGGACAATATTAACGCGCTGCTAGTGGGCCAGAACGCCTCCATCAGCCTCGTGGCGCTTCGAATCTGGTCGTGATCGTGACCGCCGTGGACCCCGATCTCCTCGTCGTGGACGCTCACCATCCCCTCGACGCAGCACCCGCGACTATTCTCCACGGAAAGAGGAGCGCCGCGATCGTGACAGAGATTATGATCGTGATAGCCGAAGGGACCGAGACCGATCTCGAAGCCCTGAACACCGGTAAGGTTGTGAAGTTCATCAAGATGAATCGAAGTTTTGACATGATTACCTGTATAGGGACCGTGACCGCGATGCAAAGGATGAGCGCGATGATCGTGACCGAAAGGAGAATGGAACTAACGGTGACGAAAGGAAAGGTAACGTGGTATCTTTGCTCCAGATCCTTGAACCTACGTATTGATGTTTTTGTCCAGCTGAGAGCCCTCTTCCCGCCCATGACGATCTTGATGTTGCTGAGTAGTAGAGGCCACAAATGTCGAAGCGTAACACGGCAGTGGACTGAGTATCTGGAGTCTTGGCCTTATTACTCTCTTTTCTACCcacgtcttcttctctcccatcGATCGTTTTGTACAATGCTCGGGTTTCCAGGTGTTTTCCCCTTTCGAGAATGTGATACAGCTTCATTGTGGGATATGGGATGCTTGGCATTGCCAGGCAACAACTTATGCTAGTTATAATGGTGTTCGAATATGCGCCTGAAACAGGCTGCGATATTTTGGAGTTGTAACTAATAGCTACCTAGTAATAAAAcagttttattttttgttttctttaaTACATGGGAGACTTATAACCTGCACAATCACTATCACACAATCACCATCACATGCCATGAACTTGATCATTTATCACTATGCGTACCTAGCAAAATAAGCATACCTAATCGCTTCTTAGCTGTATATAAATGGAGTCTGCCTGTACCTAGGCAGCAGTAGTAAAATACAGGTGCCTGctttgtactcgtactctgGATTATGGCCCTGAGCTATTTAGCTCCAGCTGAATAGGCAGCTAACAGTTTAGCGTGGGGGGGAGACTGTGGCTGTGTGGGGTTTTGACGACTGTCGCTGTCGTAACCCCCTCCTTAGCTAAGGTAACATAGCTAGCTATTGCCTCTCAGCGCCGCGCGGTTCCTTCAATTCCGAACATAAAACGTTCAATCTTGCAGAGTGGAATATCACCAGCATCGTCCAGTATGAACGTCCTCAAGCTACAGAGGTATGCAGAGCTCCGTTTGGTACGGAATGTCATTGTAAATTCGTGGATCTAACAGCTGCGCAGGAAGTTTCCTCAGTTCCCGCAGAACGAGATCTTCCAGCTCTCCGATGCCTTCCAGCGCTTAGACGTCGAAGACCGAGGCTACCTCGACGAAGCAACTGCCATCAAGGCAACCCAGCAGAGCGAAAACCAGCCATACGATGTTGTTAGACAAGCCCTGAAAGAAGTAGACTTGGACTCCTCGCGACGAGTGGAGCTGGAAGACTATGTCGGCGTCAGTTATGTCATAACACACCTCACTTTGCAGTCTCTCTAACGTCTTTGGTAGCTTATTGCGAAGCTGCGCGCTGGGTCGGTCGCCCAGAAACGCATGTCTACAGGCCCTACTCCGGCTCAgcctggacctggacctgCCCATGGCCATGCGTCCAAGGGCAGCGTGAGTGGTAAGATCCAAGTGCAGGGATCAAACGCAAACACCACACACACAATCAACGAAGATGAACGGACTGAGTTTACACGCCATATCAATGCGGTGTTGGCCGGTGATCCAGACATTGGAAGCCGACTTCCGTTCCCTACCGACACATTCGAAATGTTTGATGAATGTAAGGACGGTTTGGTGCttgccaagctcatcaacgATAGCGTTCCTGATACTATCGATGAGCGAGTCATGAACATTCCTGGACGAAAGACCAAGACTCTCAATGCCTTCCAGATGAGcgagaacaacaacatcGTCATTGAGTCTTGCAAGGGTATCGGCTGCTCCGTTGTCAACATTGGAGCTGGTGACATCATCGAAGTTCGCGAGCATCTTATCCTGGGTCTTATTTGGCAAATCATCCGACGAGGTCTCTTGGGTAAAATTGATATTAAGCTGCACCCTGAGCTCTATCGGCTactggaggaggatgaaacTCTAGAACAGTTCCTGAGACTGCCCCCGGAGCAGATCCTGCTTCGTTGGTTCAACTACCACTTGAAGGCCGCAAACTGGCCTCGAAGGTCcgtattttcttttgttgtttttttcatGATATATTTACTGACTTGTTCTCCTCCCTCAGAGTTACAAATTTCTCTAGCGATGTGAAGGATAGTGAAAACTACACTGTTCTTCTCGCGCAGATTGGATCCGAGTACGGCTGCACTCGGGCCGCTTTGCAAACCAGAGATCTCGCGCAGAGAGCCGAGGAAACTTTGCAAGAAGCTGACAAGCTTGGATGCCGCAAGTTCTTGACCCCGTCATCATTGGTTGCGGGTAACCCCAAGCTTAACTTGGCATTCGTTgccaatctcttcaacaCTCATCCCGCGCTTGACCCCATCacggaagaggagaagctggaggttgaagactttgatgcAGAGGGTGAACGTGAGGCAAGAGTCTTCACCCTATGGCTCAACAGTTTGGATGTGCAGCCTGCTGTAGTCTCCTTCTTTGATGACCTGAGAGACGGATCGGTGCTTATGCAAGCATACGACAAAGTCATCCCGGGTTCTGTTAACTGGCGCCATGTTAACAAGGCTCCCGCCCACGGAGGAGAAATGCTCAGATtcaaggccgtcgagaacACCAACTATGCTATTGAGCTTGGCAAACAGAATGGATTTTCTCTCGTGGGCATCCAAGGAGCAGATATCACTGACGGTCAAAGAACATTGACACTGGGACTCGTATGGCAACTCATGCGAAAGAACATCACGGTGACTTTGTCCTCATTGGCACAGAAGCTCGGCAAGAGAGAGATTACCGACTCTGAAATGGTCAGATGGGCCAACGACATGTCCAAGAAGGGCGGTCGCAACTCATCTATCCGGTCTTTCAAGGATCCGGCCATTGGCTCTGGTATCTTCCTTTTGGATGTGTTGAACGGCATGAAGAGCAGCTACGTCGACTATGACCTTGTGACTCCCGGTCaaacagaagaagacgcaTACATGAACGCCAAGTTGAGTATCAGCATCGCTCGTAAGCTTGGTGCTACCATATGGCTTGTCCCAGAGGATATTTGCCAAGTTCGTAGCCGCCTGGTAACTACGTTTATCGGTAAGTCAATAATATTATAGGCTGCAGTCTATTGTTGTTTTGATGTATATTTGCTAACATGTAACGATGCAGGATCTCTCATGGCGACTCATGATAAAATGTAGATTGTTTTACAAGTCTTGATTCAACTGCTCAATACAAGGCAATGTTAATTACCACTAAATATTAATTACGATGTACAAGAGTATAGTAAATTTCCCGCCCTTTTAAGAAGACATCTTCACGTCCGTGATTGAATTAAGAAGTCTGGATTGTTCAAAGTCAGCGTGCGTTCCCACAGGTTGTGCAATAAATAGAGCCCAAGTAGTTAAACTGCTTACTGTAAGTTGCGGTCTCTCATCTCCCGATCGAGAGTATCGACTTGCTTCGCCGTCAATCTAACTTTGCTGAGCTACTTCAAACGGTTAGCTAAATCAAGGCACCGTCAGCCGAGTTGTGAAGAAGGATTACGGGAAAGGCTGCGATTTTCAAGGGATTCTCGCACCAAAGCTAATGCTGTTGAAGAATGATCTTCGTCGCCTTCGGCTGCGTCATCTAAGCCGGTggttctgctgctgttggattTGTACAGAGCGGCTTGAGCCTATTCGTGATGGTTGGTGTTAGTTatgagaaaaagggaaacaTTGAGTTGACTGGAGTGAGTGCATGAAAACTTacctcagcttcagccagcTCTGcgttcttgatcttgaactGGGCCAGCAGTTGATCGTACTTGTCATCTGCGtcctcgagcttcttcatGAACTGCTCAACTTGCAACTGTGACTCGGTCGACTTCTTGTtagcctcctccagcagcgtAGTCATGCTGTCGTTCAAGTCATTATAGTCATTCCGAGCGacatcttccttcttcttgagctcagCCTGGGTGGCTTGCAACTCTGCCCTGACGGAAGCGAGCTCGGCCTTGAGGTTGTTGAGAGCCGTTGAATCCTGGGGCCTCTTGACGGCATCCAACTCAGCCAGCGCCATCATgcgctccatcttctccccggcaagctgctggttggcctcgtcggcctcggcttGGGCGGCAACGAGCTGCTCCTGCATCTTTTGCAGAGACTCCTGGAGGCTTCCGGCGGTGGCAGCCTGAGCTGACAATTGCTCTTCCAAGCTGGcgttcttggccttggattcATCCAGAGCAGTCTCCATCTGCCTGTACACAGCTTGCAGCTCGTCCAGCTGTTGCTTCATCTGTAGCCCTTCTTCCTTGAGCGAGAAGCTTGCGTCTGTATGCTGAGCGGCGAGTTTCTCAATCTCAGCCGCATGTGTGCCATGCAATTCAcgcttggcctcctccaaTTCCTGGATGGTGTTGgccttcgtcttctctaGCAGCGCGTTGGCCTCTTCAAGCTTCGACTGCAGCGCGGCCAAAGCTGACTCGTGCTGACCGGTAGCTGTTGTCAGATTGGATTGATGGGCAGCAACTAGTTCttgcttttcctcttcatgtTGTCTCTTGAGctcatccagcagcttctcatGAGAAATTTGAAGGGACTTGGAGAACTCGGCAGATGAAGCCTCTCCGTCTGCCAACGCAAGACGCAGCTGCTCATCGCATCgagccttgatggcatcaagctCCTTGACATGAGCATCCAGGGCTTCTGCGGCACTAGTCTTGGCAGATGTCAACTCCTCGGCGTGAAGGTTTCTGATCTTGACAAGTTCCTCCTCGTATTCCGCTTGCTTGGTCTCGAGAATCTTGGCGGCCGACGAATGGCGCTCTTCCGCCTCTGCTAAGGCCTTGGCATGTTGTTCTGAATCTTGGGCCACGGATGACTGAAGCTCGTTGTGCTGCTTTTCCAACTCCTCAAATCTCCGCTTGAAGAAGGCATCACCACGAAGACTTTCAATTTCGTTTTCGTAGTCTTGAGAAATTTGCTTCAAGCGCTCGTCGTGCATGGCCTTCAAGCTGGAgacctcttcatccttgctGGTTAGCGTAGCCTTCAACTCCCCAACTGTGCTTTGCAGCTCAGCCTCGCTCTTGCGGGCAGcttcaagctcctcatctcGGGCAGCCAATTCGCTTTGAATCTTCAGCTTATCGCTGTCCGCAttggcctcagcctccttgatTGCTGTCTCCGATGTTGCGAGCCTGGTCTTGAACTCCAGGATGTCATTTTCGAGATCAGCAATCTTGCCGTTGAGCGCATCGCGCTCAGCCTTGACTGACTCAATGGTTGACTCCAGCTCGTTTTTCGAAGCAGTTAACTCGTCAACCTGCTGCTGTAGGGTTTGAACAGTCGCCTCATACTTGGATTGCAAATCCGCCACCGCAGTGTCTGACTCTGCCTTGTCGGAGACGGAAGcctgcagcttctcgacctGGGCAGCATAGTCACGGATGGCTTGCTCATAttcgctctcttttgccttgagcttctcctcaCCTTCAAGCTTCACACTCTCAAGCTCTTTCTGCAGCGCATCGCGAGCCTCTGCTGCCTGTGCCTCTgcggccttgagcttctcctcgCTGTCCTGCTTTAAActttccagctccttctgCAGCGCATCGCGAGCCTCTGCTGCTTGggcctctgcagccttgagcttctcctcgCTTTCGTGCTTAAGActttccagctccttctgCAGAACATCTAGGGCTTCTCCGCCTTGGCTTTCCGTcaccttgagcttctcttggttTTCGAGTTTCAGgctctcaagctccttctgcAGAGCATCGCGGGCCTCTGCTGCCTGGCTCTCCgcctccttgatcttctcttgggtttcaagcttcaaggcCTCGAGTTCCTTTTGCAGTGCCTCgagagcttctcctccctgGCTTTCTGTTGCCTGAACCCTCTCTTGGTGTTCGAGTTTCAGactctcaagctccttctgcAGAGCCTCGAGGGTTTCTCCTCCCTGCTCTTTAGCGCGAGCAGCCTCGGTGAGCTCTGCATCCACAGCGCTAAGCTTGTCAGCTTTCTCCTGCAGCTGAGCCTCCAGATCGCGTATGATGGCATCGTAATCAGTCTTTGGTCCATCTGGCGCATCCTTTTGCTCCTCGTTGGAACCACCGTCCTCTGCTTGCTGGCCGCTGGTTTCGAGTTTCTGGCGAAGTTCTGCTACAGTGCTTTCGAAAGTAGTCAGTTCTGTTTTGAGAGACTCAAtttctttgtccttgtcgGCTAGCTTGGAGTTTAACTCGTCAAGTTTGGGGCTGTCAATGTGCGCATCGCGAACTGAAGTCCGTGTGGATGGTCGTGAGGCCCCAGTGACTATGCCCGGTGCAGCTGGTCTCTTCCGTGCATCGGCCGCGGCACTCGATGAAATAGTGCTTCGAGAGACTGGTGTTCTGGTCGAGGCTAGCGACTCGGAGCTCCCGCTCGGCTTGGTCCGTTGACCAACAGTGGGCTTGGGACTTGCcgcaccaacaccaacg
This window contains:
- a CDS encoding RNA recognition motif domain-containing protein, yielding MSRGGTTLYVTGFSHGTRARDLAYEFERYGRLVRCDIPAPRSTSSRLFAFVEYEDRRDADDAYHEMHNKRIGRDDLLKIEWARTPPSASWRFESGRDRDRRGPRSPRRGRSPSPRRSTRDYSPRKEERRDRDRDYDRDSRRDRDRSRSPEHRDRDRDAKDERDDRDRKENGTNGDERKAESPLPAHDDLDVAE
- a CDS encoding calponin homology (CH) domain-containing protein, whose protein sequence is MNVLKLQRKFPQFPQNEIFQLSDAFQRLDVEDRGYLDEATAIKATQQSENQPYDVVRQALKEVDLDSSRRVELEDYVGLIAKLRAGSVAQKRMSTGPTPAQPGPGPAHGHASKGSVSGKIQVQGSNANTTHTINEDERTEFTRHINAVLAGDPDIGSRLPFPTDTFEMFDECKDGLVLAKLINDSVPDTIDERVMNIPGRKTKTLNAFQMSENNNIVIESCKGIGCSVVNIGAGDIIEVREHLILGLIWQIIRRGLLGKIDIKLHPELYRLLEEDETLEQFLRLPPEQILLRWFNYHLKAANWPRRVTNFSSDVKDSENYTVLLAQIGSEYGCTRAALQTRDLAQRAEETLQEADKLGCRKFLTPSSLVAGNPKLNLAFVANLFNTHPALDPITEEEKLEVEDFDAEGEREARVFTLWLNSLDVQPAVVSFFDDLRDGSVLMQAYDKVIPGSVNWRHVNKAPAHGGEMLRFKAVENTNYAIELGKQNGFSLVGIQGADITDGQRTLTLGLVWQLMRKNITVTLSSLAQKLGKREITDSEMVRWANDMSKKGGRNSSIRSFKDPAIGSGIFLLDVLNGMKSSYVDYDLVTPGQTEEDAYMNAKLSISIARKLGATIWLVPEDICQVRSRLVTTFIGSLMATHDKM